A DNA window from Zonotrichia albicollis isolate bZonAlb1 chromosome 2, bZonAlb1.hap1, whole genome shotgun sequence contains the following coding sequences:
- the COL8A1 gene encoding collagen alpha-1(VIII) chain translates to MVMLLFPMQLLVVAVTVYLELVRSAQGGAYYGIKQLPPQVPQYQPLGQQVPHMPLGKEGIPMQHLGKEVPRMPYGKEYPHLPQYRKEVPQMPMLGKDMAPKKEKEIPMRSLRGEQGPPGEPGPRGPPGPPGLPGHGVPGAKGKPGPQGYPGIGKPGLPGMPGKPGVMGPPGPRGEMGPKGEIGPMGIPGPQGPPGPHGLPGIGKAGAPGLQGQPGPKGEPGMKGPPGIPGIPGPKGEKGVGIPGLPGLKGPPGLPGPPGPVGLPGVGKPGMVGFPGPQGPLGKPGPPGELGLQGPPGAPGLQGPPGAPGIGKPGQDGMPGQPGFPGGKGEQGLPGLPGPPGLPGVGKPGFPGPKGERGVGGLPGPLGPKGEKGHAGPPGMGGPPGEPGQPGLPGIMGPPGAAGFPGPKGEGGAVGPPGPVGPKGEPGLQGFPGKPGFPGEVGGPGLRGLPGPTGPKGEAGHKGLPGLPGVPGLVGPKGEPGLPGAQGLQGPSGIPGIAGPSGPIGPPGLPGAKGEPGMPGPPGFPGVGKPGAAGLQGPPGKPGALGPPGQPGLQGPPGPPGPPGPSVIIPPTPPAVGQYLPEVGPGIDGLKPPYGYKGKTDKAGGIVYEMPAFTAELLTPFPRVGVPVKFDKLLYNGRQNYNPQTGIFTCEIPGVYYFAYHVHCKGANVWVALYKNNEPLMYTYDEYKKGFLDQASGSAVVQLMHGDKVYVQMPSEQAAGLYAGQYVHSSFSGYLLYPM, encoded by the exons ATGGTCATGCTGCTCTTCCCCATGCAGCTGCTGGTAGTGGCTGTCACTGTTTACCTAGAGCTGGTGAGATCTGCACAAGGTGGTGCCTACTATGGGATCAAGCAGCTGCCACCTCAGGTGCCCCAGTACCAACCCCTTGGACAACAAGTACCTCACATGCCACTGGGCAAAGAAGGCATCCCAAtgcagcacctgggcaaggaGGTACCCCGCATGCCCTACGGGAAGGAGTACCCCCATCTGCCCCAGTACAGGAAGGAGGTCCCACAGATGCCCATGCTCGGCAAGGATATGGCTCCCAAGAAAGAGAAAG AAATTCCCATGCGCAGTCTGAGGGGTGAGCAAGGTCCCCCGGGTGAGCCTGGACCAAgagggccaccagggccaccaggatTACCAGGTCATGGTGTACCAGGAGCCAAAGGAAAACCAGGCCCACAAGGATACCCAGGAATTGGGAAGCCGGGTTTGCCAGGGATGCCAGGAAAACCAGGGGTCATGGGGCCCCCAGGGCCAAGAGGGGAGATGGGGCCGAAGGGGGAGATTGGGCCCATGGGGATTCCTGGACCACAAGGACCACCAGGGCCTCATGGGCTTCCTGGCATAGGGAAGGCGGGTGCtccggggctgcaggggcaaCCAGGGCCAAAGGGTGAGCCTGGGATGAAGGGGCCACCAGGAATCCCTGGGATCCCAGGGCCAAAAGGGGAGAAGGGGGTTGGGATCCCAGGTTTGCCAGGTCTGAAGGGTCCACCTGGGCTTCCTGGTCCCCCTGGCCCCGTAGGACTGCCAGGGGTTGGCAAACCCGGCATGGTTGGCTTCCCTGGCCCACAGGGACCCCTAGGCAAACCCGGACCCCCAGGAGAGTTGGGGCTGCAGGGGCCTCCAGGGGCCCCTGGGCTCCAAGGCCCTCCCGGCGCGCCTGGTATTGGCAAACCAGGCCAGGATGGCATGCCCGGCCAGCCCGGCTTCCCGGGTGGCAAAGGGGAGCAAGGATTGCCAGGCCTGCCAGGGCCCCCCGGCCTCCCTGGGGTTGGGAAGCCGGGCTTCCCTGGGCCCAAAGGGGAGCGAGGTGTGGGTGGTCTGCCTGGGCCCCTGGGACCGAAGGGGGAGAAGGGGCATGCAGGGCCACCTGGCATGGGAGGGCCACCAGGGGAACCCGGCCAGCCAGGACTGCCGGGCATCATGGGACCCCCGGGGGCCGCTGGTTTCCCAGGACCTAAAGGGGAGGGGGGTGCCGTAGGGCCACCAGGACCAGTCGGCCCCAAAGGGGAACCCGGCCTGCAGGGTTTTCCAGGAAAGCCAGGCTTTCCTGGGGAAGTGGGtggccctgggctgcgggggctgccgggCCCCACAGGACCCAAGGGGGAAGCCGGACACAAAGGCTTGCCAGGACTGCCGGGTGTCCCGGGGCTTGTGGGGCCAAAGGGTGAGCCCGGGCTCCCCGGAGCCCAGGGGCTTCAGGGCCCCTCGGGCATCCCGGGCATCGCGGGACCTAGTGGTCCTATTGGCCCCCCCGGGCTGCCAGGGGCGAAGGGCGAGCCAGGCATGCCCGGCCCCCCTGGCTTCCCTGGGGTAGGCAAACCTGGTGCTGcggggctgcagggacccccGGGAAAACCTGGGGCGCTCGGTCCTCCTGGCCAGCCGGGGCTCCAGGGGCCACCGGGCCCCCCCGGGCCGCCAGGTCCCTCGGTCATCATCCCGCCCACTCCACCAGCTGTGGGACAATACCTGCCTGAGGTGGGACCAGGGATAGACGGCTTGAAGCCCCCCTACGGCTACAAGGGCAAGACAGACAAGGCTGGCGGCATTGTTTACGAGATGCCCGCGTTCACGGCAGAGCTGCTCACGCCCTTCCCCCGAGTCGGGGTGCCCGTGAAGTTCGACAAGCTCCTGTACAACGGCCGGCAGAACTACAATCCCCAGACGGGAATCTTCACATGCGAGATCCCCGGTGTCTACTATTTCGCCTACCACGTCCACTGTAAAGGCGCCAACGTGTGGGTGGCGCTGTACAAGAACAACGAGCCGCTCATGTACACCTACGACGAATACAAGAAGGGCTTTCTGGACCAGGCTTCGGGCAGTGCCGTGGTGCAGCTGATGCACGGAGACAAGGTTTACGTTCAGATGCCATCCGAGCAGGCAGCAGGACTCTATGCCGGGCAGTACGTTCATTCGTCTTTTTCAGGGTATTTATTGTATCCCATGTAA
- the ST3GAL6 gene encoding type 2 lactosamine alpha-2,3-sialyltransferase, with protein MLLCREHTYGLLVMKRILLFFILAAAVMYGILHGNLWRNNFYWISFYGHTSSVRVSSSYVTSGVTISYNQLPPTAVERRNALDTCLLKPAFESLLGVDKIYPFLCANDFIRVAEFQGSNKFELPYGIKRAEQFFRLALSRLQNCGLSSEEDSIPCRRCIVVGNGGVLRNKTLGEKIDSYDIIIRMNNGPVIGYEEDVGRRTTFRLSYPESIFSDPIHYDPNTTIVLIVFKPRDLKWLWEILGGQKISVKGFWKKPALNMIYKSSQIRILDPSITRKAAYEWLHFPTRFPKKEKPKHPTTGLIAITLAFHICHEVHLAGFKYDFTDRNSSLHYYGNETMSQMMQNEYHNITAEQKFLKKLIDKNFVINLT; from the exons ATGCTTCTTTGCAGAGAACACACATATG gTTTATTAGTCATGAAACGAATTCTTCTGTTTTTtatcctggctgctgctgttatGTATGGTATCCTGCATGGAAATCTGTGGAGAAATAACTTCTACTG GATTAGCTTTTATGGACATACTTCCTCTGTGAGGGTTTCTTCTTCCTATGTGACTAGTGGAGTTACAATCAGTTACAATCA GCTGCCACCTACAGCTGTAGAGAGGAGGAATGCATTGGACACTTGTCTCCTGAAACCAGCATTTGAATCTTTACTGGG TGTTGACAAAATATACCCATTCCTGTGCGCTAATGATTTTATCAGAGTGGCAGAGTTCCAAGGGAGCAATAAGTTTGAACTACCTTATGGAATAAAGAGAGCAG agcAGTTTTTTCGTTTAGCCCTTTCAAGACTGCAGAACTGTGGCCTTTCCAGTGAAGAAGACAG CATTCCCTGTCGACGGTGCATTGTTGTTGGTAACGGAGGAGTACTTCGAAATAAGACTTTAGGGGAGAAAATTGACTCGTATGATATCATAATAAG AATGAATAATGGCCCTGTGATAGGGTATGAAGAGGATGTTGGGAGGAGGACAACTTTTCGCCTTTCTTACCCAGAATCTATCTTCTCAGATCCCATCCACTATGACCCTAATACCACTATTGTTCTCATCGTCTTCAAACCACGGGACTTGAAGTGGCTTTGGGAGATACTTGGTGGTCAGAAAATA AGCGTGAAGGGCTTCTGGAAGAAACCAGCTCTGAATATGATCTACAAATCGAGTCAAATCAGGATTCTTGATCCCAGCATCACCAGGAAAGCTGCTTATGAGTGGCTTCATTTCCCAACACGGTTTCCTAAGAAGGAG AAACCCAAGCATCCAACAACAGGGCTAATTGCCATTACACTGGCATTTCACATATGCCATGAAGTCCATCTGGCAGGCTTCAAGTACGACTTCACTGACAGAAATAGCTCTTTGCACTACTATGGCAATGAAACCATGTCTCAGATGATGCAG AATGAATACCACAACATCACCGCCGAGCAGAAATTTTTGAAGAAGCTTATAGACAAGAACTTTGTGATCAATTTGACGTGA